In one Yarrowia lipolytica chromosome 1A, complete sequence genomic region, the following are encoded:
- a CDS encoding uncharacterized protein (Compare to YALI0A15554g, weakly similar to uniprot|O94459 Schizosaccharomyces pombe Hypothetical protein), whose product MHPASNDVTTLQLHNTRTMNAAAELSHEGRDLLIYTAHEILWTASSLASQVKTTEQLQQYRHLLTVGITSLETVINDRNCPQITRCYTMYILAQVLYCETACLDRVESLLSKGIGMASQSGLWDLVLQMECLNVRVLSSTNRKAALYHCTKCLEKFSNMHENYSYYTLQMYQFDLTLDTSPQQAFEISQQWQNLPDGPPKSFLVLYGFIKALDLNRHNTESNMAVLQQLRQVEQQANLSFYVPQVTMLRLMVTLMITLQRDHFQPVKEASNALEAFLGHLNQQAANKPDKSWDNWYIDGSIKLTGGHGSTFNIQWLTQQQCVQLSYLLIALSRLRYYKTKSAARELLKTCIRLTERDNDTQAPLQASSFSHVSDALTQQLKLQCTAYLYLSLIEFCSLAFKKGRRALDKFVSLSKKLPEKEAEELQSLSWLVAGLGAHAGGRPENALGYYRRISPQDGIYWAAIGNICSLDPSEENLNALRQTMGELPDEHHVVKNAMSEIIQLVQNSPDTTLLQRQESMQKAWRALNMGMTQQLSYVCSLVCVDRFDTIAEKTVAMESSLQAAVAASDCVWAYVIGLKNEELLHQLGQQDKLDGLHRNMDKVKGYVSMLIEGKY is encoded by the coding sequence ATGCACCCTGCATCTAACGATGTCACCACTTTACAACTACACAACACTCGCACCATGAACGCGGCAGCCGAGCTGAGCCATGAGGGACGCGACCTGCTGATCTACACAGCGCACGAGATTCTGTGGACCGCCTCGTCGCTGGCGTCGCAGGTCAAAACGACCGAACAACTGCAACAATACCGACACCTGCTGACGGTGGGCATCACGTCACTCGAAACGGTCATCAACGACCGTAACTGTCCACAGATCACACGCTGCTACACAATGTACATTCTGGCGCAGGTTCTGTACTGCGAGACGGCATGTCTGGACCGAGTCGAGTCGCTACTCAGCAAGGGCATTGGAATGGCGAGCCAAAGCGGACTGTGGGACCTGGTTCTGCAGATGGAATGTCTCAATGTACGCGTCCTCAGTAGCACCAACAGAAAGGCCGCGTTGTACCACTGCACCAAATGTCTCGAAAAGTTCAGCAACATGCACGAAAACTACTCCTACTACACTCTGCAGATGTACCAGTTCGACCTGACACTGGACACGAGCCCCCAACAGGCGTTTGAAATCTCACAGCAGTGGCAAAACCTGCCGGACGGACCACCCAAGTCGTTTCTCGTCCTCTACGGCTTCATCAAAGCCCTCGATCTGAACAGACACAACACAGAGAGCAACATGGCTGTATTGCAACAACTCAGGCAAGTCGAACAACAAGCCAACCTGTCTTTCTATGTTCCCCAGGTGACAATGTTGCGTCTCATGGTCACTCTCATGATCACACTTCAACGAGACCACTTTCAACctgtcaaggaggcctCCAACGCTCTGGAAGCGTTTTTGGGCCACCTCAACCAACAGGCAGCCAACAAGCCGGACAAGAGCTGGGACAACTGGTACATTGATGGTAGTATTAAGCTGACGGGAGGACACGGAAGCACATTCAACATTCAATGGTTGACACAACAGCAATGCGTTCAGCTCTCCTATCTGCTCATAGCGCTGTCGCGTCTTCGATACTACAAGACAAAATCTGCAGCTCGCGAGCTTCTCAAAACGTGCATTCGACTTACCGAGAGAGACAACGATACGCAAGCTCCTCTGCAAGCATCATCCTTCTCTCACGTATCCGATGCATTGacccagcagctcaagctgCAGTGCACAgcatacttgtatctgtCGTTGATCGAGTTCTGCAGCTTGGCATTCAAGAAGGGCCGTCGAGCGCTCGACAAGTTTGTGTCCCTGTCGAAGAAGCTGCCTGAAAAGGAAGCTGAAGAGCTACAGTCATTATCCTGGCTCGTTGCAGGACTAGGCGCACATGCAGGAGGTCGACCTGAAAACGCTCTCGGGTACTACCGTCGTATCTCGCCGCAAGACGGAATCTACTGGGCAGCTATTGGTAATATTTGCAGCCTGGATCCGTCGGAAGAGAACCTTAATGCTCTGCGACAGACCATGGGCGAACTGCCGGACGAACATCATGTGGTCAAGAATGCCATGAGCGAAATCATCCAGCTGGTGCAAAACTCACCAGACACGACGCTTCTTCAGCGCCAAGAGAGCATGCAGAAGGCTTGGAGAGCCCTCAACATGGGAATGACCCAGCAGCTGTCGTACGTGTGTTCGTTGGTATGCGTGGACCGTTTCGACACCATTGCCGAAAAGACTGTAGCCATGGAGTCGTCTCttcaagctgctgttgctgcttCAGACTGTGTGTGGGCCTATGTCATTGGTCTGAAGAATGAGGAGCTTCTACACCAGCTGGGTCAGCAGGACAAGTTAGACGGCCTGCATAGAAACATGGACAAGGTCAAA
- a CDS encoding uncharacterized protein (Compare to YALI0A15576g, similar to uniprot|Q07824 Saccharomyces cerevisiae YLL028w TPO1 polyamine transport protein), protein MTHSSGTSEEEYEPQAYYTHQSAIDDTDGEAQEKPPHHARAGSMTTTHSISSQHLYRRNSHGQVQTLYVSDALVDNPDDPDVIQQEEDGLRLHREVSGMSGRPPSALNEDQVDTQSLYTVSEPSRHTMRRRMGSVVSQLASGSILNGETPDDSDTDIILPPFGGGKQYPKALPPIEDYTVQFDGPKDPLSPLNWTMKRKCISAVILALDTFAVSWCSSVYSAGMPQLIAEFKVGQVVLLLGVSLFIMGFASGPIVWAPMSELMGRRPPILIGMLGFTLFTFATATAKDLQTVMLTRFFSGFFGAAPLAIVAASYSDMFPANQRGYALAAFTMCVFVAPSLAPMVGGFIAKNPSTGWRWDEYMTGILGALVTVLTLFFCEETFAPVLLANKAKKLRKITGNWGITSLHDQRELDVGEIINRNVLRPVKMLFTEPTLFLVTLFVAFLYGIMYMALGVYPIIFAEGYGMHQGVAMLTYLGLIIGEAIGCIVSMAFEPVYTRNGCTPEGRLPPMIVGGCCLPLGLFWLTWTGHYHEHIHWMVPTASGLLTGVGFITIFLASINYIVDCYTLFAASAMAANTMMRSSFGAAFPLFTPALFHNLGVNWAGTLVGGIAVLMLPVPILFYIFGKRIRSKSKYNVRPN, encoded by the coding sequence ATGACCCATTCGTCAGGAACATCCGAAGAAGAGTACGAGCCTCAGGCCTACTACACACACCAATCGGCTATTGATGACACCGACGGCGAGGCCCAGGAGAAGCCCCCTCATCATGCCCGAGCAGGATCTATGACCACTACTCACTCCATTTCGTCTCAGCATCTCTACCGACGAAACTCACACGGCCAGGTCCAGACTCTATATGTGTCTGACGCGTTGGTCGACAACCCCGATGATCCGGATGTGATTCagcaggaagaagacggtcTTCGGCTTCACCGAGAGGTGTCTGGCATGTCTGGTAGACCTCCCAGTGCACTGAATGAAGATCAGGTGGATACCCAGAGTCTTTACACCGTGTCCGAGCCCTCCAGACACACCATGCGTCGCCGAATGGGCTCGGTGGTCTCTCAACTTGCATCTGGATCGATTCTTAACGGCGAGACACCCGACGATAGTGACACGGATATCATTCTACCCCcctttggaggaggaaaacaGTACCCCAAGGCCCTGCCTCCTATTGAAGATTATACCGTGCAGTTTGACGGTCCCAAAGACCCACTGTCTCCTCTCAACTGGACCATGAAGAGAAAATGCATTTCGGCAGTGATTCTGGCACTCGACACCTTTGCCGTCTCCTGGTGTTCTTCGGTATACTCGGCGGGTATGCCACAGTTGATTGCCGAGTTCAAGGTCGGTCAGGttgtgcttcttcttggagttTCGCTCTTCATTATGGGATTTGCCTCTGGTCCCATTGTCTGGGCTCCTATGAGTGAGCTGATGGGCCGACGACCTCCCATTTTGATCGGCATGCTTGGTTTTACTCTCTTCACCTttgccactgccaccgCAAAGGATCTTCAGACCGTCATGTTGACGCGGTTCTTCTCCGGTTTCTTCGGAGCCGCCCCTCTGGCCATTGTGGCTGCTTCTTACTCAGACATGTTCCCCGCTAACCAGCGAGGCTATGCCCTGGCCGCCTTCACcatgtgtgtgtttgtggcccCCAGTTTGGCTCCCATGGTTGGCGGATTCATCGCCAAGAACCCCAGCACGGGATGGAGATGGGACGAGTACATGACCGGTATTCTGGGCGCTCTTGTGACCGTGTTGACTCTCTTTTTCTGCGAGGAGACATTTGCTCCGGTCCTGCTcgccaacaaggccaagaagctgcgGAAAATCACCGGAAACTGGGGAATCACCTCTCTTCACGATCAAAGAGAGCTGGATGTGGGCGAGATCATCAACCGAAACGTTCTGCGACCAGTCAAGATGCTTTTCACCGAACCCACTCTCTTCTTGGTGACTCTGTTTGTCGCCTTCCTCTACGGAATCATGTACATGGCTCTGGGAGTGTATCCCATCATCTTTGCCGAGGGCTACGGAATGCATCAGGGAGTGGCTATGCTCACCTATCTGGGTCTTATTATCGGCGAGGCCATTGGTTGCATCGTCTCCATGGCGTTTGAGCCCGTCTACACCCGAAATGGATGCACTCCTGAGGGTCGACTTCCTCCCATGATTGTTGGAGGCTGCTGTCTGCCTCTGGGACTCTTCTGGCTCACTTGGACCGGCCATTATCACGAACATATCCATTGGATGGTTCCCACCGCCTCTGGTCTTCTCACCGGAGTCGGATTCATCACCATTTTCCTCGCCTCCATCAACTACATTGTCGATTGCTACACTCTGTTTGCCGCCTCGGCCATGGCTGCCAACACCATGATGCGATCGTCCTTTGGAGCCGCCTTTCCTCTCTTTACCCCCGCTCTGTTCCACAATCTCGGCGTCAACTGGGCCGGCACTCTTGTTGGAGGTATCGCCGTTCTCATGTTGCCCGTCCCCATTCTCTTTTACATTTTCGGCAAGAGAATCCGGTCCAAGAGCAAGTACAATGTGAGACCCAACtaa
- a CDS encoding uncharacterized protein (Compare to YALI0A15598g, no similarity possibly noncoding): protein MTLGVPSIPLSSTPIVEHTSHIHRAALITRASRHVRYPQPLVETRTHHGIQSVQAHGSLLLPGSIWYCYLGGRLLVLQDFDGQKSLSGEQFTHNAPTIPCRATNRFRTPSLRPRTVAQLRLSYCEWFMVPMAARFLSHTLRARHLVLRSCFQSSSSPRQLSSGIL from the coding sequence ATGACGCTCGGTGTCCCATCGATCCCGCTGAGCAGCACACCAATCGTTGAACACACTAGTCATATCCACAGAGCAGCTCTGATTACGCGTGCTTCCCGTCATGTGAGATATCCCCAGCCCCTGGTCGAGACACGCACACACCATGGAATCCAGAGTGTACAAGCCCACGGGTCTCTCCTTTTACCCGGCAGCATATGGTATTGCTATTTGGGGGGCCGCCTGCTTGTATTGCAGGATTTCGATGGCCAGAAAAGTCTTTCCGGTGAGCAGTTCACCCACAACGCACCCACAATTCCATGTAGGGCAACAAACCGATTCAGAACACCGTCATTGCGGCCACGAACAGTGGCCCAATTGAGGTTGTCGTACTGCGAGTGGTTCATGGTGCCGATGGCAGCTAGATTTTTGTCCCACACCCTCAGAGCACGCCATCTCGTCCTCCGGTCCTGCTTCCagtcctcgtcgtctccCAGACAGTTGTCGAGCGGTATTCTGTAG
- a CDS encoding uncharacterized protein (Compare to YALI0A15642g, no similarity), translated as MHTLQMCSLQLVRSNWFAPAGSLQLVVFKDPRVQLFFKQRLHPTPHTGIFGNIPCGNCVHVVATPRHGGTEVLDEQQVVVVMAQGLSRPPHQPDHEPSSVLKTSRHSLCCLRQSHDCVQIALPEYQAEDVFFERFGEQLKKKSPHTTTTY; from the coding sequence ATGCATACCCTCCAAATGTGTTCGCTCCAACTGGTTCGCTCCAACTGGTTCGCTCCAGCTGGTTCGCTTCAGCTGGTAGTCTTCAAGGACCCCCGTGTCCAGCTTTTCTTCAAACAGCGCCTTCATCCCACGCCGCACACTGGAATCTTTGGCAATATCCCATGTGGCAATTGCGTCCACGTCGTTGCGACACCTAGACATGGCGGCACTGAGGTCCTTGatgagcagcaggttgTCGTGGTCATGGCTCAGGGTCTTTCGCGACCTCCTCACCAGCCGGACCACGAGCCTTCCAGCGTCTTGAAAACCTCGAGGCACAGCTTGTGTTGTCTCCGACAGAGCCACGACTGTGTCCAGATTGCACTCCCGGAATACCAAGCGGAAGACGTCTTCTTTGAGCGTTTTGGCGAACAACTAAAGAAGAAATCGCCACATACTACAACAACATACTGA
- a CDS encoding uncharacterized protein (Compare to YALI0A15686g, similar to uniprot|P89105 Saccharomyces cerevisiae YOL145c CTR9 required for G1 cyclin expression, similar to Saccharomyces cerevisiae CTR9 (YOL145C); ancestral locus Anc_3.5) yields the protein MSENIIEIPCADADGDFISLDLDKDIQEDPEEICVLLENERCDKAFWLAIGLAYSSKGLTNEAIEVVTRALKSPSMKESGDRLPLYNCLVWLFLKQYRAAPVDQRSAVLEKATEYANKAFSIDKTWRVNVLTEAVFKIQTGGWDGALTNFNTVLQTQNTNLLALMGKARVLYEKKNYREALKLYQSVLSQRPSMKPDPRIGIGLCFWSLGSKEEALAAFERANELAKDKNAFVKVMLATCLFDKALQNVATDDFEKYYALGMLHVKDSFELDPKHAPTLVQLQKFFFTKRNTDAIVKLGDTAINQSENPKVLGQIHFWMGRAHQLAGHVQQALESFRQAEKFDRDNVGYKLGRALVLWRSNVQEATLLLDGILNSNPKCLEAKVMLGLIYAEQESPKALPLLQHWVASKGDGAVDEEIFLLLSKLESNPKAAVEHLKRVSSEDDPATLNNIAIYQYSAHDYDAAQASFEKAKEVADEDQSVTITYNIGRTLEAKGKTEEARKIYESMQYPDADIRLAFLDIVESNDGGRLDALMERMVTNLEVRALQGWYLRRTRKAEETHLIKTLTDFDKHDVYALVSFGNWYLTKARSIKPKNNSDVEKKNKNYFKAAEFFSKALALDPKCAYAAQGVAVIFAETNRADLAINIFKRVRETITDDISVFVNLGHCFFDLKQYDKAIQSYEVALDRFKGGSDVTLLSLLGRAWYARGISAKQLKYLDTALELCRKAVELQADPSTTFNVAFIQFQVAEVLRKTEASKRQLSEIEAAIKGMTEAIASLKELASSDTPPFPKEELEQRASMGNTVVKQLERALAEQKEYDEANSAKLEEARQYVLQREEKAAAEKAAAEQAAAEKAAKLEEERKQQQQQALEWAERMREFNEADEKVEKTSKKSKKALDEFVEDDDNVPMDDVSDSDDGDSVPSKRKSKKEGGAPKKRRLMKKSQLEDKPEGEEEAEANGGDADGDADGDDDMDDLFGDDDE from the coding sequence ATGTCGGAAAACATCATCGAAATCCCGTGTGCGGACGCAGATGGCGACTTCATCTCGCTGGACCTCGACAAAGATATCCAAGAGGACCCCGAGGAGATCTGcgtgctgctggaaaacgAGCGATGTGACAAGGCCTTCTGGCTCGCCATTGGTCTGGCATACTCGTCCAAGGGCCTGACCAACGAGGCGATCGAGGTGGTGACGCGGGCTCTCAAGTCGCCGTCAATGAAGGAGTCGGGAGATCGGCTGCCTCTGTACAACTGCCTGGTGTGGCTGTTTCTCAAGCAGTACCGGGCTGCCCCTGTGGATCAACGATCGGCCGTGCTGGAAAAGGCCACCGAGTACGCCAACAAGGCCTTCTCCATCGACAAAACGTGGCGAGTCAATGTGCTGACCGAGGCCGTGTTCAAGATCCAGACCGGCGGCTGGGATGGCGCTCTCACCAACTTCAACACCGTGCTCCAGACCCAAAACACAAACCTGCTGGCGCTCATGGGTAAAGCCCGTGTGCTATACGAGAAGAAAAACTACCGCGAGGCGCTCAAACTGTACCAGTCCGTGCTGAGTCAGCGCCCCTCGATGAAGCCCGATCCGCGAATCGGCATTGGactctgtttctggagcCTGGgctccaaggaggaggctcttGCTGCGTTTGAGCGGGCCAATGAGTTGGCTAAAGACAAGAACGCCTTTGTCAAGGTGATGCTAGCCACCTGTCTGTTCGACAAGGCGCTGCAGAACGTGGCCACCGACGACTTTGAAAAGTACTACGCGCTGGGCATGCTGCACGTCAAGGACTCATTTGAACTTGACCCTAAGCACGCGCCCACGTTGGTGCAGCTGCAAAAAttcttcttcaccaagcGAAACACAGACGCCATCGTCAAGCTGGGAGACACTGCCATCAACCAGTCTGAAAACCCCAAGGTGCTGGGTCAAATTCACTTCTGGATGGGCCGGGCTCATCAGCTGGCCGGCCATGTGCAGCAGGCTCTTGAGAGCTTCCGTCAGGCCGAAAAATTTGACCGGGACAATGTCGGTTACAAGCTTGGCCGTGCGCTGGTGCTGTGGCGTTCCAACGTTCAGGAGGCCACACTGTTGCTGGACGGcattctcaactccaaccccaagtgtctggaggccaaggtTATGCTCGGGCTCATCTACGCCGAGCAGGAGTCACCCAAGGCGCTGCCATTGCTGCAGCACTGGGTGGCTTCAAAGGGAGACGGAGCcgtggacgaggagatctTTCTCCTGCTGAGCAAGCTGGAGAGCAACCccaaggctgctgttgagcaCCTCAAGCGAGTGAGCAGCGAGGACGATCCCGCCActctcaacaacattgCTATTTACCAGTACTCCGCTCACGACTACGATGCCGCCCAGGCCTCGTTTgaaaaggccaaggaggtggctGACGAAGACCAGAGCGTGACCATCACTTACAACATTGGTCGAActctggaggccaagggCAAGACGGAGGAGGCCCGCAAGATTTACGAGTCCATGCAGTACCCCGACGCTGATATTCGACTGGCATTTTTGGACATTGTTGAGAGCAACGACGGTGGTCGGCTGGACGCTCTGATGGAGCGCATGGTGACCAACCTCGAGGTACGAGCTCTGCAGGGCTGGTATCTGCGTCGAACTCGAAAGGCCGAAGAGACGCATCTCATCAAGACCCTGACGGACTTTGACAAGCATGATGTCTACGCTCTAGTGTCGTTTGGCAACTGGTACCTTACCAAAGCACGAAGCATCAAGCCTAAAAACAACTCAgacgtggagaagaaaaacaaaaactaCTTCAAGGCAGCCGAGTTCTTCAGCAAGGCGTTGGCTCTTGATCCCAAGTGCGCTTATGCTGCCCAGGGTGTTGCAGTTATTTTTGCTGAGACCAACCGAGCGGACCTGGCCATCAACATTTTCAAGCGTGTGAGAGAAaccatcaccgacgacaTTTCCGTGTTTGTCAATCTGGGTCACTGTTTTTTCGATCTCAAGCAATATGACAAGGCGATCCAGTCTTACGAGGTTGCCTTGGACCGCTTCAAGGGCGGCTCAGACGTGACTCTGTTGTCTCTTTTGGGACGAGCCTGGTACGCCCGAGGCATCTctgccaagcagctcaagtACCTGGATACGGCATTGGAGCTCTGTCGAAAGGCCGTGGAGCTGCAGGCCGATCCCAGCACGACCTTCAACGTGGCCTTCATCCAATTCCAGGTGGCAGAGGTGCTGCGAAAGACCGAGGCCAGCAAACGACAGCTGAGCGAAATCGAGGCTGCGATCAAGGGAATGACCGAGGCCATTGCgtcgctcaaggagctggcttCCTCCGACACGCCTCCTttccccaaggaggagctggagcagcgAGCGTCAATGGGTAACACTGTAGTGAAGCAGCTGGAGCGTGCACTGGCGGAACAGAAGGAGTACGACGAGGCCAACAGTGCCAAGCTCGAGGAGGCCCGGCAATATGTCCTGCAGcgggaggagaaggctgccgCCGAAAAGGCAGCTGCCGAACAGGCCGccgccgagaaggccgccaagctcgaggaggagcgaaagcagcagcagcagcaggcgcTGGAGTGGGCCGAGCGAATGCGGGAGTTCAACGAGGCCGACGAAAAGGTGGAAAAGACGTCcaagaagtccaagaaggccctggacgagtttgtggaggacgacgacaatGTTCCCATGGACGACGTGTCGGATAGTGATGACGGCGACTCTGTGCCCAGCAAGCgcaagtccaagaaggagggagGAGCACCCAAGAAGCGAAGATTGATGAAGAAGTCGCAGCTTGAGGACAAGCCTGAGggtgaggaggaggccgaggccaacggaggagatgcagatggagatgcagatggtgacgacgacatggacgatctgtttggagatgacgacgagtaA
- a CDS encoding uncharacterized protein (Compare to YALI0A15708g, similar to Saccharomyces cerevisiae NOP8 (YOL144W); ancestral locus Anc_3.6, weakly similar to uniprot|Q08287 Saccharomyces cerevisiae YOL144w 60S ribosome subunit biogenesis protein NOP8): MRLHISNLNPSLKEDSSDLVKRLNRFGSTTSELEVRQKPTMETAYGFIDIDLEDKQLGQLKKALNNVRYKGNVIGISQAKPNFMARWKDDKNRRCRQDHDATRHAKKREINIIPGRIRKTARSAQKLRGQWCRMIKDGKIVPVKCKQSKLWGYQRDKPLDQLTYTYRNGQWWSGNDDLIETVKFQADEPGLFEEEEEEKGEEKDMHTRLLESLLSGGGDFIVSDDDIPQAEERVSAAFTGGNYDEPEYVKTDPYVKKDPIFDEPPMDRDKRRTDMSSDDDSSDSSDEESDDDEDKKQGGKDHGKDHGKGNGKGASKSGSGEKGKENDDDGSDGDSDDESDSDDDSDSDDGSDDSDDDSDDSDNDSDDDDSDDKMDAEEETDPPILQFENTADTGTLRNLFNPEKESKFTLFGGDDDNDEMEVDEEQVEEDDKPQQETESTAPRATASTGLFFPHSDSPFLSTQSQIAQLNKKPIDSDNWEAEFWEERGDIKDDARSRKRDFQRKTNKDIRK, from the coding sequence ATGAGactccacatttcgaaTCTCAACCCGTCGCTGAAGGAAGACTCGTCTGACCTGGTCAAGCGACTCAACAGATTCGGGTCGACCACGTCTGAGCTTGAAGTCCGGCAGAAACCCACGATGGAAACCGCCTACGGGTTCATCGACATTGATCTCGAGGACAAGCAGCTTGGGCAGCTCAAAAAGGCCCTCAACAACGTGCGGTACAAGGGCAACGTGATTGGCATTTCGCAGGCAAAGCCCAACTTTATGGCCCGGTGgaaggacgacaagaaccGCCGATGCAGACAAGACCATGATGCCACGCGACATGCAAAGAAACGGGAGATTAACATCATCCCCGGTAGAATCCGAAAGACGGCTCGAAGCGCACAAAAGCTGCGGGGCCAGTGGTGCCGCATGATCAAGGACGGTAAGATCGTGCCCGTCAAATGCAAGCAGTCCAAGCTGTGGGGATACCAGCGAGACAAGCCTCTGGATCAGCTGACATACACTTACCGAAATGGCCAGTGGTGGAGTGGAAACGACGATCTCATTGAGACGGTCAAGTTCCAGGCCGACGAGCCGGGTctgtttgaggaggaggaagaagagaagggcgaggagaaggacatgCACACCCGGCTGCTGGAGTCGCTGTTGTCTGGAGGCGGGGACTTTATTGtctccgacgacgacattcCTCAGGCTGAGGAGCGTGTGTCCGCTGCATTCACCGGGGGAAACTACGACGAGCCCGAATATGTCAAGACAGATCCGTACGTGAAGAAGGACCCTATTTTTGATGAGCCTCCCATGGACCGAGACAAACGTCGAACCGACATGTCCAGTGACGACGACTCTTCTGACTCCAGTGATGAGGagagcgacgacgacgaggacaagaagcaggGTGGAAAGGATCATGGAAAGGATCATGGCAAGGGTAATGGCAAGGGAGCTTCCAAGTCCGGAAGTGGTGAGAAGGGTAAGGagaatgatgatgacggCTCTGATGGTGATTCTGATGATGAATCGGATTCTGATGATGACTCGGATTCTGATGATGGTTCTGATGATTCTGATGATGATTCTGATGATTCTGATAATGattctgatgatgatgactcCGACGACAAAATGgatgccgaggaggagactgaCCCGCCCATTCTGCAATTCGAAAACACAGCCGATACCGGAACCCTGCGAAACCTGTTCAACCCCGAAAAAGAGTCCAAGTTCACACTATTTGGAggcgacgacgacaacgacgagatggaggtcGATGAAGAGCAGGTTGAAGAGGACGACAAACCCCAGCAAGAGACGGAGTCCACAGCCCCCAGAGCCACCGCCTCAACCGGACTCTTTTTCCCCCACTCAGACTCCCCTTTCCTGTCGACACAGTCCCAGATTGcccagctcaacaagaagcccaTTGACAGCGACAATTGGGAGGCCGAGTTCTGGGAGGAGCGAGGCGATATCAAGGACGACGCACGATCGCGAAAGCGCGACTTCCAGCGAAagaccaacaaggacaTCAGAAAGTAG
- a CDS encoding uncharacterized protein (Compare to YALI0A15752g, no similarity), whose protein sequence is MDDILLDALDDIQHILEEAGPDTKNFLEPILPYTPILFASHDMSVENHENIALSPRVMNICREFQNYVEGHEYEKAGILELKLRLWTLHLSVLDYAPPLELPLVREGDDEVQFTRMLNEMLQI, encoded by the coding sequence ATGGATGATATACTTCTGGACGCCCTCGACGATATCCAGCACATTCTGGAGGAAGCCGGGCCAGATACAAAGAACTTTTTGGAACCAATTCTACCCTACACGCCCATTTTGTTTGCTAGTCACGACATGTCCGTCGAGAACCACGAAAACATTGCCCTTTCGCCCCGAGTGATGAACATTTGTCGAGAGTTTCAAAACTACGTCGAGGGTCACGAGTATGAGAAGGCTGGCATTCTAGAGCTCAAGCTGCGGCTTTGGACACTTCATTTGTCTGTGTTGGACTATGCTCCTCCATTGGAGCTTCCTCTGGTTCGAGAGGGCGACGATGAGGTCCAGTTCACTCGCATGCTCAATGAAATGTTGCAGATTTGA